A portion of the Adhaeribacter radiodurans genome contains these proteins:
- the tsaD gene encoding tRNA (adenosine(37)-N6)-threonylcarbamoyltransferase complex transferase subunit TsaD, with the protein MVLGPTILAIESSCDDTSAAVIRHGKVVANIVATQEVHKQYGGVVPELASRAHQQNIIPVVSQALLTAKITKSDLDAVAFTRGPGLLGALLVGCSFAKSFALGLNLPLIEVNHMQAHILAHFIDDPKPSFPFLCLTVSGGHTQIVLVKDYLDMQVLGQTTDDAVGEAFDKSAKLLGLPYPGGPLLDRTAATGNPDRFTFPIVNMPDYDFSFSGIKTSILYFLRENTTQYPDFIAENLADICASIQKALIQTLLLKLKQAAKDTGIREIAIAGGVSANSGLRKAMIESAARYKWNVYIPAFEYCTDNAAMIAITAHYKYLQGDFTTQYASPEPRLKL; encoded by the coding sequence ATGGTTTTGGGTCCTACAATATTAGCAATTGAATCTTCCTGCGACGATACCTCAGCGGCTGTTATCCGCCACGGTAAAGTGGTAGCCAACATAGTAGCCACTCAGGAAGTTCATAAACAGTACGGCGGCGTTGTGCCGGAATTAGCTTCCCGGGCACATCAACAAAATATAATTCCTGTTGTGTCGCAGGCTTTACTTACGGCAAAGATAACAAAAAGTGATTTAGATGCGGTAGCCTTTACCCGTGGTCCGGGTTTATTGGGAGCCTTGCTGGTTGGCTGTTCATTTGCTAAATCATTTGCCTTAGGCTTAAATCTACCTTTGATTGAGGTAAATCACATGCAGGCCCATATTCTGGCCCATTTTATCGATGATCCTAAACCTTCTTTTCCTTTTCTGTGCCTTACGGTAAGTGGTGGCCACACCCAAATTGTATTGGTAAAAGATTACCTGGACATGCAGGTATTAGGCCAAACCACCGACGATGCCGTAGGCGAAGCTTTTGATAAATCGGCTAAACTTCTTGGGTTACCTTATCCGGGAGGCCCGCTCCTGGACCGCACGGCGGCAACTGGGAACCCCGATCGCTTCACTTTCCCCATTGTTAATATGCCGGATTATGATTTTTCGTTTAGCGGCATTAAAACTTCTATTTTGTACTTCCTCCGGGAAAATACAACTCAATATCCAGACTTTATTGCCGAAAATCTGGCGGATATTTGTGCCAGCATTCAAAAAGCATTGATTCAAACCTTACTTTTAAAATTAAAACAAGCCGCAAAAGATACCGGAATCCGGGAGATAGCCATTGCGGGAGGCGTTTCGGCAAATTCGGGTTTGCGAAAGGCTATGATCGAAAGCGCCGCCCGTTATAAGTGGAACGTTTACATCCCCGCTTTTGAGTACTGTACCGATAATGCTGCCATGATTGCGATAACGGCGCACTACAAGTATTTGCAAGGCGACTTTACCACACAATACGCCAGCCCCGAACCTCGTTTAAAACTGTAA